From Desulfobotulus pelophilus, the proteins below share one genomic window:
- a CDS encoding mechanosensitive ion channel family protein, with protein MDETAENIIDTPYWLPVWLGGIWDFLASYPFVLGIVILAVGFFVAFLVRRFILFWGLKLTEKANADLMGQLVRMGAGVAAAIIVYLSLVTALHTLPLHEFAITLSIRILISLLILKLIRTGLRASHLFLEMLGRVKDRFAIVEERTLPLFDLIMTVIVIAIGSYALLQVWNIDATAWLASAGVIGIAVGFAARDTLANLFAGFFIIADAPYKLGDYVVLDGKERGEVTKVGIRSTRLLTRDDVEVIIPNSVMANTKIVNESGGRWLKYRIRIKVGVAYGSDVNHVVDVLEAVARKHPTVCRDPEARVRMRGFGDSSLDFELLCWIEKPEQRGLVSHELFMAVYKALGSNGIEIPFPQRDLWVRGMPEKPSCPTKEAE; from the coding sequence ATGGATGAAACAGCGGAAAATATAATTGATACTCCTTACTGGTTGCCCGTGTGGCTGGGCGGTATCTGGGATTTTCTGGCCAGTTATCCCTTTGTGCTGGGCATTGTCATTCTTGCCGTTGGTTTTTTTGTGGCCTTTCTGGTTCGTCGTTTTATTTTGTTCTGGGGCTTGAAACTTACGGAAAAAGCCAATGCGGATCTTATGGGTCAACTGGTTCGTATGGGAGCCGGTGTTGCGGCGGCTATCATTGTTTATCTCAGTCTGGTCACAGCCCTGCACACACTGCCGCTGCATGAATTCGCCATTACACTCTCTATTCGCATACTGATTAGTTTGTTGATACTGAAGCTGATAAGGACAGGTCTCAGGGCCAGTCATCTTTTTCTGGAAATGCTGGGCAGGGTGAAGGACCGCTTTGCCATTGTGGAAGAGCGTACTCTGCCTCTTTTTGATCTGATCATGACGGTGATCGTCATTGCCATCGGCAGCTATGCCCTCCTGCAGGTATGGAACATCGATGCCACGGCCTGGCTGGCTTCTGCCGGGGTTATTGGTATTGCCGTGGGTTTTGCCGCAAGAGATACGCTGGCGAACCTCTTTGCCGGTTTTTTTATTATAGCGGATGCTCCCTATAAGCTGGGAGACTACGTGGTGCTGGACGGAAAGGAGAGGGGAGAGGTTACCAAGGTGGGAATTCGTTCCACAAGGCTTCTTACCCGTGATGATGTGGAAGTAATTATCCCCAACTCCGTAATGGCCAATACTAAAATTGTGAATGAATCCGGTGGACGCTGGCTGAAATACCGCATCCGTATCAAAGTGGGTGTGGCTTATGGTTCCGATGTAAATCATGTGGTGGATGTACTGGAAGCCGTGGCACGCAAACACCCCACCGTCTGCCGTGACCCTGAAGCACGGGTGAGAATGCGGGGTTTTGGAGATTCCAGCCTGGATTTTGAACTGCTCTGCTGGATAGAAAAACCGGAGCAGCGCGGTCTTGTTTCCCATGAGTTGTTTATGGCCGTATACAAAGCCCTTGGCAGCAACGGGATTGAAATCCCTTTCCCACAGAGGGATCTGTGGGTACGGGGAATGCCGGAAAAGCCTTCCTGTCCTACAAAAGAGGCAGAGTAG
- a CDS encoding glycosyltransferase family 39 protein, producing MALTRMRPFTLALWILALFTLMRFFHAGTFLLVPDETNYWQWGRHLDWGYHDQAPMIGWLIRFFCEIMGHTERAVRMPSILGMALAGLYMVLVARRWFGDRAALATAILTQSVLLFQVGGILATSDGIQAAAWAGATYHVARAYEENSWSQWLWGGFWFGFGLLAKFTMVLFGLFALGYGLFSKAHRYRLAGIRPWTAVIMGSAMFLPVIYWNASHNWNSLRHVAHLGGAGSGSAFTLKYFFEYIGSELGLITPVIFILVVAAWVAAFRKDAPGEPWIRQYLVATSLPMVLFFALLSLHTRIYGNWPAAGYLGASVLAAAFFGPSAAVPAAKFYRRCRKLWPWAIGSGLLLTGLLLVHVLYPILPMPPHKDRAAIESRSWDQLGKTVAAMANDMPDPQSTFFFGMRYQIASELAFYIPGQPRTVSINRWNRPNVYDYWWKDEDLLTNDAIGVSRNPDMQQRLLQVFERVEAPVPFTVTRRGEKVRDLYIYRCYGFQGGLRWQPARPDDIRAAPLLPVRQN from the coding sequence CTGGCCCTCTGGATTCTTGCCCTGTTCACCCTGATGCGTTTTTTCCATGCCGGAACCTTTCTTCTGGTTCCCGATGAAACCAATTACTGGCAATGGGGCAGACATCTGGACTGGGGTTATCACGATCAGGCTCCCATGATCGGATGGCTGATCCGGTTCTTCTGTGAAATCATGGGCCATACGGAACGGGCTGTCCGCATGCCATCCATTCTCGGCATGGCCCTTGCCGGTCTGTACATGGTGCTTGTGGCAAGGCGCTGGTTTGGTGATCGGGCCGCACTGGCAACGGCCATACTCACCCAGTCCGTACTCCTTTTTCAGGTGGGGGGAATTCTGGCCACATCCGACGGAATTCAGGCAGCGGCATGGGCTGGTGCCACTTACCATGTGGCCAGGGCTTATGAAGAAAACAGCTGGTCCCAGTGGTTGTGGGGAGGGTTCTGGTTCGGCTTCGGCCTTCTTGCCAAGTTCACCATGGTGCTTTTCGGTTTGTTTGCCCTAGGATACGGCCTTTTCTCAAAGGCACACCGCTACCGCCTTGCAGGTATCCGTCCCTGGACAGCCGTTATCATGGGAAGCGCCATGTTTCTGCCCGTTATCTACTGGAATGCATCCCACAACTGGAACTCCCTCCGCCATGTGGCCCATCTGGGCGGTGCCGGAAGCGGATCTGCCTTCACGCTCAAGTATTTCTTCGAGTATATTGGTTCCGAACTGGGCCTGATTACCCCTGTCATCTTTATTCTGGTGGTGGCCGCATGGGTGGCAGCGTTCCGGAAAGATGCCCCCGGCGAACCATGGATACGGCAGTACCTGGTGGCGACGTCCCTGCCCATGGTCCTTTTTTTCGCCCTGCTCAGTCTGCACACCCGCATATACGGTAACTGGCCAGCGGCGGGTTACCTGGGCGCATCCGTGCTGGCCGCCGCTTTTTTTGGACCATCCGCAGCGGTTCCGGCGGCAAAATTCTACCGCCGATGCCGCAAACTCTGGCCCTGGGCCATCGGTTCCGGCTTACTTCTCACAGGCCTTCTGCTCGTTCATGTGCTCTACCCCATTCTGCCCATGCCACCCCATAAAGACCGGGCAGCCATCGAATCCCGCAGCTGGGATCAGCTCGGCAAAACCGTAGCTGCCATGGCAAATGACATGCCAGACCCTCAGTCCACCTTCTTCTTCGGCATGCGCTACCAGATTGCCAGCGAACTGGCTTTCTACATACCCGGACAGCCCCGCACCGTTTCCATCAACCGATGGAATCGCCCCAATGTATATGACTACTGGTGGAAGGATGAAGATCTGCTGACAAACGATGCCATTGGTGTCTCCAGAAACCCGGATATGCAGCAACGGCTCCTTCAGGTTTTTGAAAGGGTGGAAGCTCCTGTTCCGTTCACCGTTACAAGGCGAGGCGAAAAGGTTCGGGATTTGTACATATACCGGTGTTATGGATTTCAGGGTGGGCTCCGCTGGCAGCCTGCAAGACCCGATGATATACGGGCAGCTCCCCTTTTGCCGGTTCGGCAGAACTGA
- the cas3 gene encoding CRISPR-associated helicase Cas3': MRQFYARTTENPTKEDWQTLSQHLLAVSDQTSGFTSKIGLSSAGCLVGLLHDMGKYSEKFQNYLEGLETKGGDHSTPGAQWIWEKIQNTTHIRYLCGQILALAISSHHSSLLDCLSEDGETDTFTKRMKKESTLDEILSVIPNDILTKASILLNEAIEEIKNHFGQIRKKNTCDSEVSAACAKCSRVCAAKNPITAFQFGLATRFLYSCLIDADRTDAASIGKDSGLVQEEVTPDWPVLIKHLENHLACFSDQSPIDKIRKQISDCCRERAQDEKGIFTLTVPTGGGKTLATLRFALQHAEKHKLERIIYVIPYTSIIDQNAQEARKILEADSIPGSIVLEHHSNLDPKEESEEEQKRFDRNRLLGENWDAPVIFTTTVQFLEALFGNRTSSARRMHRMAKSIIIFDEIQTLPIKCIHLFCNALNYLTNHCQTSAVLCTATQPLIGKVAPEYGALQLSQSNEIIPDILTLFHQLKRVEILNLYKPSGWSLDDVAAKVLETFKTKEHCLVIVNTKSWARKLFQVCSSMLEDTEPVFHLSTDMCPVHRMEILNQIRNRLPDPKQPDKNTKPILCISTQLIEAGVDISFGSVIRFVAGMDSILQAAGRCNRHMEKDIGHVLIINPDKEPIGMLPDIKIGKEISLRILDEYREKPQEFNNDLSNPLVIERYFQYSFHNRKSEMTYPIPGKIHALDETILNLLSCNPLNPGNMICPAMLRQSFATAAKAFKPIDAPTHGIIVPYNEEAKIIIGELYAAFHPKTQKGILRKAQKYTVNIFPYMVKKLENEKAIHPIPELGIYVLDERFYSPDYGLSEEIVALMEERII, from the coding sequence ATGCGCCAATTTTATGCCCGTACAACGGAAAATCCAACAAAGGAAGACTGGCAAACGCTCAGTCAACACCTTCTTGCTGTCAGCGATCAAACTTCCGGCTTTACGTCAAAAATTGGGCTTTCATCAGCAGGATGCTTGGTAGGTCTTCTCCATGACATGGGAAAATATTCTGAAAAATTTCAAAACTATCTTGAGGGGCTAGAAACAAAGGGGGGCGACCACTCAACCCCCGGAGCCCAATGGATCTGGGAAAAAATCCAAAACACCACCCACATCCGGTATTTATGTGGCCAAATTCTTGCCCTTGCCATCAGCTCCCACCATTCATCCCTCCTTGACTGTCTCTCTGAGGATGGTGAAACAGACACCTTTACAAAACGTATGAAAAAAGAAAGCACCCTTGATGAAATCCTTTCCGTTATTCCCAATGATATTCTCACAAAAGCCTCAATACTTCTGAACGAAGCCATTGAAGAAATCAAAAATCATTTTGGCCAAATACGCAAAAAAAACACCTGCGATTCAGAAGTTTCTGCCGCATGCGCCAAATGTTCCCGAGTTTGTGCTGCAAAAAATCCCATCACAGCCTTCCAGTTTGGTCTTGCTACCCGTTTTCTCTACAGCTGCCTCATTGATGCAGACCGTACGGATGCAGCTTCCATTGGAAAGGATTCAGGACTGGTTCAAGAAGAAGTAACGCCAGACTGGCCTGTTCTGATCAAACACCTTGAAAATCATTTAGCATGCTTTTCTGACCAGTCCCCCATCGACAAAATTCGAAAACAAATATCAGACTGCTGCCGAGAACGCGCTCAAGATGAAAAAGGAATCTTCACCCTGACCGTCCCGACAGGTGGGGGTAAAACCCTTGCCACCCTGCGATTCGCTCTCCAGCACGCAGAAAAACATAAGCTCGAACGAATCATCTACGTTATTCCCTACACATCAATCATTGATCAGAACGCCCAGGAAGCCAGAAAAATCCTTGAAGCAGATTCAATTCCGGGCAGCATTGTTCTGGAGCATCATTCAAACCTTGATCCCAAAGAAGAAAGTGAAGAAGAACAAAAACGCTTCGACAGAAACCGCCTGCTTGGTGAAAATTGGGATGCCCCAGTCATCTTCACCACAACAGTCCAATTCCTAGAAGCCCTTTTTGGAAACCGAACCAGCAGTGCAAGACGGATGCATAGAATGGCAAAAAGCATCATTATTTTTGATGAGATCCAAACACTTCCCATCAAATGCATCCACCTCTTCTGCAATGCCCTGAACTATCTGACCAATCATTGCCAAACCTCTGCCGTTCTCTGTACAGCCACCCAACCCCTCATCGGCAAAGTTGCGCCGGAATATGGGGCATTGCAACTGTCTCAATCCAATGAGATTATTCCTGATATCCTCACCCTCTTCCATCAATTGAAAAGGGTTGAAATTCTAAATCTGTATAAACCATCAGGGTGGAGTCTGGATGATGTAGCCGCCAAGGTCTTGGAAACCTTCAAAACAAAAGAACACTGTCTTGTTATCGTGAACACAAAAAGCTGGGCAAGAAAACTCTTCCAAGTCTGTTCCAGTATGCTTGAAGATACGGAACCTGTCTTTCACCTCAGTACAGATATGTGTCCGGTACATCGTATGGAAATTCTAAATCAAATCAGAAACCGTCTGCCAGACCCGAAGCAGCCGGATAAAAATACCAAGCCTATTCTCTGCATCAGCACCCAGCTTATTGAAGCAGGCGTTGATATCAGCTTTGGCTCTGTCATTCGCTTTGTCGCTGGAATGGATTCCATCCTCCAGGCAGCGGGTCGCTGCAATCGGCATATGGAAAAGGACATAGGCCATGTTCTCATTATCAATCCCGATAAGGAACCCATCGGGATGCTGCCTGACATCAAAATTGGAAAAGAAATATCCCTGAGGATTCTTGATGAGTACAGGGAAAAGCCACAAGAGTTTAACAATGACCTCTCTAATCCCCTTGTCATCGAACGCTATTTCCAATACAGCTTCCATAATCGTAAATCTGAAATGACCTATCCCATCCCTGGAAAAATTCATGCCCTTGATGAAACCATTCTCAACCTGCTTTCATGCAATCCTCTGAATCCTGGAAACATGATCTGTCCAGCAATGCTGCGCCAATCCTTTGCTACGGCTGCCAAAGCCTTTAAGCCCATTGACGCACCAACCCATGGAATCATTGTTCCCTATAATGAAGAAGCAAAAATTATCATTGGAGAACTTTATGCGGCCTTTCACCCAAAAACCCAGAAAGGAATACTCCGGAAAGCCCAAAAATATACCGTCAACATTTTTCCCTACATGGTTAAAAAATTAGAAAATGAAAAAGCCATCCACCCCATCCCAGAACTCGGGATCTATGTTCTGGATGAACGTTTCTACAGTCCCGACTACGGGCTTTCCGAAGAAATCGTAGCCCTAATGGAAGAAAGGATCATATAG
- the cas5c gene encoding type I-C CRISPR-associated protein Cas5c: MKNGIIKNSISFKVSGRYALFTDPTSRIGGEKCSYHVPTYDALKGVVKSIYSKPTLIWKIKKVRIMNPIRTQTKGMKPISFSGGNSLAIYTFLANVEYQVEAYFVWNEYRTELAPDRINGKHYAIAKRMLEKGGRQDIFLGTRDCQGYVEPCEFGEGKSDYDGLDELGFGLMFHGFDYPDETGENALKTRFWYPVMKHGIIEFPKPEDCTIRKFIRPMEPKQFELGKNLRHVEIEETCL; this comes from the coding sequence TTGAAAAATGGAATCATAAAAAACAGTATCAGCTTTAAAGTAAGCGGGCGATACGCCCTGTTTACAGATCCAACGTCACGGATCGGGGGAGAAAAATGTTCTTATCATGTGCCAACCTATGATGCACTGAAAGGCGTGGTCAAATCCATATACTCAAAACCAACCCTCATATGGAAAATTAAAAAAGTACGGATCATGAACCCTATCCGCACCCAGACCAAAGGAATGAAACCGATCTCCTTTAGTGGAGGCAACAGTCTTGCAATCTACACATTTCTTGCCAACGTCGAGTATCAGGTTGAAGCCTACTTTGTATGGAATGAATACCGAACAGAACTGGCACCCGATCGCATTAATGGCAAACACTACGCCATTGCAAAACGAATGCTGGAGAAAGGAGGAAGGCAAGACATCTTTCTTGGGACGCGGGACTGCCAGGGATATGTGGAACCCTGTGAATTTGGTGAAGGAAAAAGTGACTATGACGGCTTGGATGAACTAGGCTTTGGATTGATGTTTCATGGTTTTGACTACCCCGATGAAACAGGAGAAAACGCTTTAAAAACCCGTTTCTGGTACCCTGTCATGAAACACGGCATTATCGAATTCCCGAAACCTGAAGACTGTACTATCCGAAAATTTATTCGGCCCATGGAACCCAAGCAATTTGAACTCGGCAAGAACCTGCGACACGTAGAGATTGAGGAGACATGCTTATGA
- a CDS encoding helix-turn-helix transcriptional regulator — MFAAVCRALLQERVLDIRYHSRSDNKVENRRIHPQKLIQYQINWYLVAFCELRKELRTLSMDRISILGMPDIPADILDPKKVKDHTESGFGIFAGKAENTAFLRFYQPNARWVKDEKWHKNQMTRWDGDTLLLSLPYNSSTELVREILRHGPGVKVESPESLKMEVVEALKKSLGNYEV, encoded by the coding sequence GTGTTTGCCGCCGTATGCCGCGCCCTTCTTCAAGAGCGGGTGCTGGATATCCGCTACCACTCCCGAAGCGACAACAAGGTGGAAAACCGGCGCATTCACCCCCAGAAACTCATTCAATACCAGATCAACTGGTATCTGGTGGCCTTCTGCGAGCTGCGAAAGGAGCTGCGCACCCTGTCCATGGACCGCATCTCCATTCTGGGCATGCCGGATATTCCTGCCGATATTCTTGACCCGAAAAAAGTAAAGGACCACACGGAAAGCGGATTTGGCATTTTTGCTGGTAAAGCGGAGAACACGGCCTTTCTGCGCTTTTACCAGCCCAACGCCCGCTGGGTGAAGGATGAAAAGTGGCATAAAAATCAGATGACCCGCTGGGACGGCGACACCCTGCTTTTATCTCTGCCTTACAACAGCTCCACGGAGCTTGTGCGGGAGATTCTGCGCCACGGACCGGGGGTAAAAGTAGAAAGCCCGGAAAGCCTGAAGATGGAGGTGGTGGAGGCGTTGAAAAAAAGTCTGGGGAATTATGAGGTGTAA